The following proteins are co-located in the Sulfurospirillum deleyianum DSM 6946 genome:
- the fliP gene encoding flagellar type III secretion system pore protein FliP (The bacterial flagellar biogenesis protein FliP forms a type III secretion system (T3SS)-type pore required for flagellar assembly.): MAFGADTIPTVNLSLSAPDSPQQLVTSMNLVLVLTILVLAPSLIFMMTSFLRLLIVFSFLRQALGTQQMPPSQVMVSLAMILTFFIMEPVMKESYDVAIKPYLAEKMSYQEAFEKGSAPFKAFMIRNTREKDLALFFRIRNLENPKNIEDVPLTVAMPAFMISELKTAFEIGFLLYLPFLVIDMVVSSVLMAMGMMMLPPAMISLPFKLLIFVLVDGWNLLVQRLVESFH, from the coding sequence ATGGCGTTTGGTGCTGACACCATTCCGACCGTCAATCTCTCTTTGAGTGCGCCAGACTCTCCGCAACAGCTTGTGACCAGTATGAATTTGGTATTGGTTTTAACCATTTTGGTTTTAGCCCCTTCACTCATTTTCATGATGACCAGTTTTTTACGTCTCTTGATTGTCTTCTCATTTTTGCGTCAAGCCTTAGGAACACAGCAGATGCCACCTTCACAAGTGATGGTTTCTTTGGCGATGATTTTGACCTTTTTTATCATGGAACCTGTCATGAAAGAGTCCTATGATGTGGCAATTAAGCCTTATTTAGCAGAGAAAATGAGCTATCAAGAGGCTTTTGAGAAAGGCTCAGCGCCTTTTAAAGCCTTTATGATTCGAAATACCCGTGAGAAAGATTTGGCACTCTTCTTTCGTATTCGTAACCTTGAAAACCCTAAAAATATTGAAGATGTGCCCTTAACCGTCGCGATGCCCGCCTTTATGATTAGTGAGTTAAAAACAGCCTTTGAGATAGGCTTTTTGCTCTACTTGCCTTTTTTGGTTATCGATATGGTGGTGAGTTCTGTGTTGATGGCAATGGGTATGATGATGCTTCCCCCTGCGATGATTTCGCTACCTTTTAAGCTGCTTATCTTTGTACTCGTGGATGGGTGGAATTTACTGGTACAACGCTTGGTGGAGAGTTTTCACTAA
- the glmU gene encoding bifunctional UDP-N-acetylglucosamine diphosphorylase/glucosamine-1-phosphate N-acetyltransferase GlmU, with the protein MNISIAIMAAGLGTRMKSTLPKVLHEISGFEMLYHIIKESQKISDDIHVILYHQAELVQEKMNRYFSGIHYVIQDHQNFPGTGGAIRGVNPKYEKLLVLNGDMPLLEAENMQNFAHLEADVVMSTFTCKEPFGYGRVIMDNEHNVLKIVEEKDANTEEKKVTAVNAGVYLFRSDFLKENLCKLTNENSQKEYYITDLIALANAQNRAVKALFVDEKTFMGVNSKHHLSIAEELMQERMKRRFMEQGVSMRLPSTIYIEADVQIRGECKLENGVTLLKGTVLENAHIKAHSVIEKSVIKNSDIGPMARIRPGSIIEDTHIGNFVEVKKSTLKGVKAGHLSYLGDASIDEGTNIGCGTITCNYDGKAKYQTIIGKNVFVGSDSQLVAPLTIADDVLIASGTTVTKNIPKGALAINRAPLKIMEGFFYKFFGKNHA; encoded by the coding sequence ATGAATATTTCAATTGCAATTATGGCAGCGGGGCTAGGCACGAGAATGAAGTCCACACTCCCAAAAGTCCTTCATGAAATCAGCGGCTTTGAGATGTTATACCACATCATCAAAGAATCCCAAAAAATCAGCGATGACATCCATGTCATTTTATACCATCAAGCAGAGCTCGTTCAAGAGAAGATGAATCGCTATTTTTCAGGGATTCACTATGTCATTCAAGACCACCAAAATTTTCCAGGAACAGGGGGTGCCATTCGTGGAGTCAACCCAAAATATGAAAAACTACTCGTCTTAAATGGCGATATGCCTCTGCTTGAAGCAGAAAATATGCAAAATTTTGCACATTTAGAAGCCGATGTCGTTATGAGTACCTTTACATGTAAAGAGCCTTTTGGTTATGGACGTGTCATCATGGATAACGAGCACAATGTCCTCAAAATCGTTGAAGAAAAAGATGCGAATACTGAAGAGAAAAAAGTCACTGCGGTGAATGCGGGTGTGTATCTTTTTAGAAGCGATTTTTTAAAGGAAAACCTCTGCAAACTTACCAATGAGAACAGTCAAAAAGAGTATTACATCACTGATTTGATTGCTCTTGCCAATGCTCAAAATAGAGCTGTTAAAGCCCTTTTTGTCGATGAAAAAACCTTTATGGGCGTAAACTCGAAGCACCATCTTTCCATCGCTGAGGAGCTGATGCAAGAGCGCATGAAACGTCGTTTTATGGAGCAAGGAGTGAGTATGCGCCTTCCTTCAACCATCTACATTGAAGCGGATGTACAGATAAGGGGTGAGTGCAAACTCGAAAATGGCGTCACACTGCTTAAAGGCACGGTTTTAGAAAATGCCCATATTAAAGCGCATTCGGTGATTGAAAAAAGCGTGATTAAAAACTCTGATATTGGACCCATGGCACGCATTCGTCCTGGTTCTATCATTGAAGATACACACATTGGAAACTTCGTAGAAGTCAAAAAATCAACCCTCAAAGGGGTTAAAGCGGGACACTTAAGCTACCTTGGTGATGCAAGCATTGATGAGGGAACGAACATCGGCTGTGGGACGATTACATGTAATTACGATGGCAAAGCCAAATACCAAACCATCATCGGTAAAAACGTCTTTGTCGGAAGCGATAGCCAACTCGTAGCACCCCTCACGATTGCGGATGATGTGCTTATCGCTTCAGGGACAACCGTTACCAAAAACATCCCCAAAGGTGCCTTAGCCATTAATCGTGCCCCTCTTAAAATCATGGAAGGCTTCTTCTATAAATTTTTTGGAAAAAACCATGCATAA
- the coaBC gene encoding bifunctional phosphopantothenoylcysteine decarboxylase/phosphopantothenate--cysteine ligase CoaBC, translating to MHKELLLGKKILLGITGSIAIYKALELIRLFIKSGAEVKVVMSEDAKKFIAPLTFETLSQNKVLHGETESWSEGLSHIHTGKWADLFLIAPASVNTINKLSHGIADNLLTQTAIAFTKTLMLAPSANTNMMLNPITQESLSKLAHYGYEIIQPQSKLLACNDEGVGALADVEEIFYRSAKALLKEPFWQGRNVIITGGGTREKIDDVRCLSNFSSGKQASALALCLYLKGANVTLISSGETPLLQEINLLHVKSSFELHHALTHQMEQQKRSEKMPYLFMAAAVSDYVPLHSHSGKLKKETLGEIFILELKRNLDILSTIPKKGYKVIGFKAELDEKNGLINAQKMLEAKELDAVCLNILKEQNNFGSNKNEITFITKTHVETLPLSDKFHIAQAIVEQSQNI from the coding sequence ATGCATAAAGAACTGTTGCTAGGCAAAAAAATTCTTCTAGGCATTACAGGCAGTATTGCGATTTATAAAGCCTTAGAGCTGATTCGTCTTTTCATTAAATCGGGCGCTGAGGTAAAAGTGGTGATGAGTGAAGATGCGAAGAAATTTATCGCACCGCTTACCTTTGAGACGCTGAGTCAAAACAAGGTTTTACATGGTGAAACAGAGAGTTGGAGTGAAGGGCTGAGTCACATTCACACAGGCAAGTGGGCAGACCTTTTTCTTATAGCTCCAGCTTCTGTGAACACCATCAATAAACTTTCTCACGGCATCGCCGATAACCTACTCACACAAACGGCTATTGCCTTTACGAAAACGCTTATGTTAGCACCATCTGCCAATACCAATATGATGCTCAATCCCATCACGCAAGAGAGTTTGAGTAAACTCGCCCACTATGGTTATGAAATCATCCAACCTCAATCCAAACTGCTTGCTTGCAATGATGAAGGTGTAGGCGCTTTAGCGGATGTGGAGGAGATATTTTATCGCAGTGCCAAAGCGCTTCTTAAAGAGCCCTTTTGGCAAGGTCGTAATGTCATCATTACCGGTGGTGGTACAAGGGAAAAAATAGACGATGTGCGCTGTTTAAGCAACTTTTCCAGTGGTAAACAAGCCTCTGCTTTAGCACTCTGCTTATACCTCAAAGGGGCAAATGTGACGTTAATTAGCAGTGGAGAAACGCCCCTTTTACAAGAGATAAATCTTTTACATGTAAAGAGTAGTTTTGAGTTACACCATGCGTTAACGCATCAAATGGAACAACAAAAACGCTCAGAGAAAATGCCCTATCTTTTTATGGCAGCCGCCGTGAGTGATTATGTACCCCTTCATTCTCACAGTGGAAAACTTAAAAAAGAGACCCTTGGAGAGATTTTTATCCTAGAGCTCAAACGCAACCTTGATATTCTCTCCACCATTCCTAAAAAAGGCTACAAAGTCATTGGTTTTAAAGCAGAGCTAGATGAAAAAAATGGTCTGATTAATGCCCAAAAAATGCTAGAAGCCAAAGAGCTAGATGCTGTGTGTCTGAACATACTCAAAGAGCAAAATAATTTTGGAAGCAATAAAAATGAGATCACGTTTATTACCAAAACGCATGTTGAAACCCTCCCTCTCTCAGATAAGTTTCATATCGCTCAAGCCATCGTTGAACAATCACAAAATATATGA
- a CDS encoding prepilin peptidase: protein MIELLLVILFGLCVGSFLNVAILRLPKGESINLPASHCPLCLHPLRWYHNIPLLSWIFLRGKCAFCHSPISVQYPLIELSSAFVYGIVYFREPALVQALLIGSIFALLLALSIIDLRYKAVPDALSLPALIIAFCTASPLESLQNGLLFMGALSLLRFLVSFLTQKEAMGEADIIIAGIIGALLGIKLGMAAIYIAALIALIAFMVVRKRGYELPFIPFLSLGLFITWLWSEPILSFMESLYE, encoded by the coding sequence ATGATTGAACTTCTTTTAGTTATACTCTTTGGTTTATGCGTAGGTTCTTTTTTAAATGTCGCCATTTTGAGGCTTCCTAAAGGAGAGAGTATCAATCTTCCCGCATCGCACTGTCCCCTCTGTTTACACCCTTTGCGCTGGTACCATAACATTCCCCTCCTTTCATGGATCTTTCTTCGAGGCAAATGTGCCTTTTGTCACAGCCCAATTTCGGTACAATACCCTCTTATTGAACTTAGCAGTGCCTTCGTGTATGGAATCGTCTATTTTAGAGAACCTGCGCTGGTTCAGGCTTTGCTGATAGGTTCTATTTTTGCCCTATTGTTAGCGCTAAGTATCATTGATTTGCGTTATAAAGCTGTACCTGACGCACTGAGTTTGCCTGCATTGATCATTGCTTTTTGCACAGCTTCACCTTTGGAGTCACTTCAAAATGGACTTTTATTCATGGGTGCATTGAGTTTACTTCGCTTTTTGGTTTCGTTTTTAACCCAAAAAGAGGCGATGGGAGAAGCTGATATTATTATTGCGGGAATTATCGGTGCACTTTTAGGCATTAAACTAGGAATGGCAGCCATTTACATAGCTGCTCTTATTGCATTGATAGCCTTTATGGTTGTACGAAAGAGAGGATATGAACTCCCCTTTATTCCCTTCCTCTCCTTAGGGCTTTTTATCACATGGCTTTGGAGTGAGCCTATCTTATCTTTTATGGAATCGCTATATGAATAG
- a CDS encoding LptF/LptG family permease, with protein sequence MNRTSRYLLKHFGALFSSLFFILFFITSIVFFIKITALTAIIQMNFLELGTLYIYLLPRTLVYTLPITFFIALCITLFNLSKENETIVLFTLGYNPQKIARLFLLLATGLSLLLILNIFVLIPISKELNSNFIDYKKAEAKFNIKASEFGQKFSQWLVYIEKSDDQKHFSGVTLYQVPTPNEDERLILANNALIENTDGKLRLNLEEGKIFEFKKNEIEQINFERMHINSQPKAGIGTIQSVKEYWNGVFVNSKRAYELAFFLLIALFPLASTLIALSIGIVTYRYNKGGIYIAMFATIFIYFAAATLFSTWHPQSAPLVVFILTFFIAYRIYLKYIKTVY encoded by the coding sequence ATGAATAGAACCAGTCGTTATCTTTTAAAACATTTTGGAGCACTCTTTAGCTCATTATTTTTTATTCTTTTTTTCATTACGTCTATTGTGTTTTTTATCAAAATTACGGCACTTACAGCCATTATTCAGATGAATTTTTTAGAATTAGGAACGCTTTATATTTACCTGCTCCCAAGAACCCTTGTCTATACCTTGCCTATTACCTTTTTTATCGCATTGTGTATTACCCTTTTTAATCTTTCAAAAGAGAATGAAACGATTGTACTCTTTACGCTAGGCTATAATCCCCAAAAAATTGCACGTCTTTTTTTGTTGCTTGCAACAGGGCTATCGCTCCTTTTAATCCTCAATATTTTCGTACTCATTCCTATTTCAAAAGAACTCAATAGCAATTTTATCGATTACAAAAAAGCAGAAGCCAAATTTAATATCAAAGCCAGTGAATTTGGTCAAAAATTTTCACAATGGCTTGTTTACATTGAAAAGAGTGATGATCAAAAACACTTTAGTGGTGTCACACTCTATCAAGTACCCACGCCAAACGAGGATGAAAGACTCATCCTAGCGAATAATGCTCTCATTGAAAATACCGATGGAAAACTACGACTCAATCTCGAAGAGGGAAAAATCTTTGAGTTTAAAAAAAATGAGATAGAACAAATCAATTTTGAACGTATGCATATCAACTCGCAGCCCAAAGCAGGTATTGGCACGATTCAAAGTGTCAAAGAGTATTGGAATGGCGTTTTTGTCAATTCAAAACGTGCGTATGAGTTAGCTTTCTTTCTACTGATTGCGCTTTTCCCTTTAGCGTCAACACTGATTGCGTTGAGTATTGGGATTGTGACCTATCGCTATAACAAAGGGGGTATTTATATCGCCATGTTTGCAACAATTTTTATCTATTTTGCTGCTGCAACGCTCTTTTCCACATGGCACCCACAAAGTGCGCCTCTTGTTGTGTTTATCCTTACCTTCTTTATCGCTTATCGTATCTATCTAAAGTACATTAAAACGGTTTATTAA
- the truA gene encoding tRNA pseudouridine(38-40) synthase TruA, giving the protein MRVKLILSYDGSHFYGFQRQNNENEHFQTVTGILEKSLKALGIHTPIVGSGRTDRGVHALRQVVHLDLPLFWEKEYEKLRSLLNRSLMPHLYIQQIHPTLPNFHARFSAQKRLYRYFLYDGVYQPFYAHYALHVNALDVQRLHHVAQSFQGAHNFEFFKKQGGGLTRDERILYKVGAYRYKHLIVIYFLGDAFLRSQIRMMCDALLKVCYDEIREEELIAQLRREKKVSTTLLPPSGLYLSRIFYET; this is encoded by the coding sequence ATGCGTGTTAAATTGATTTTAAGCTACGATGGAAGTCATTTTTATGGCTTCCAACGCCAAAATAATGAAAATGAGCACTTTCAAACCGTTACAGGGATACTTGAAAAAAGTTTAAAAGCATTGGGGATTCACACACCTATCGTTGGAAGTGGAAGAACGGATAGAGGAGTTCATGCCCTTAGGCAAGTTGTACATCTTGACCTTCCCCTTTTTTGGGAAAAAGAGTACGAAAAGCTACGCTCATTACTCAATCGTAGCCTAATGCCACACCTGTACATCCAACAGATACACCCTACCCTTCCCAACTTTCATGCACGTTTTAGCGCTCAAAAAAGGCTCTATCGCTACTTTCTTTACGATGGAGTGTATCAGCCTTTTTATGCACACTACGCTTTACATGTAAACGCCTTAGACGTACAACGCTTACATCATGTTGCACAATCTTTTCAAGGTGCTCATAATTTTGAATTTTTTAAAAAACAAGGGGGAGGACTAACACGCGATGAGCGTATCCTTTATAAAGTAGGAGCCTATCGTTATAAACATTTGATTGTTATCTACTTTTTGGGAGATGCTTTTTTACGCTCACAAATTCGCATGATGTGTGATGCGCTTCTTAAAGTTTGCTACGATGAAATAAGAGAAGAAGAGCTGATAGCCCAATTACGAAGAGAAAAAAAAGTTTCCACAACACTTCTTCCACCCAGTGGACTCTATCTTTCACGTATTTTTTACGAGACATAA
- a CDS encoding glycoside hydrolase family 3 N-terminal domain-containing protein, which translates to MMRLFLAFLLLIVSVYAKTPSLETMVSQMIVIGFDGEKEGDKWVEQVAKDIKREKIGGIFLSQKNIHTPEQVRKLTAYLKKQTSKTPLMVAVEFDGSTSLEGFTPLLSPREMVEKSDILEAEARYIKSAQELADAGINLNFAPTLDLQSDVKSEQRYSALEEVITTYAMLFSTALTQKGVLPVVKYFPSAGENIWNNFSTEATLTSWRFEQLKPYYDLIAFGKMDAVLISHAMCEDLDEKNPMLFSSKVIETLLRQKMHFEGVVFANHLRTNSLSSKVDFKQRILRSLHAGVDVFVFPNYFGDDASIPFTVQRIIMEGVRKGEIRPQRIELSYKRIMALKQKMAH; encoded by the coding sequence ATGATGCGACTATTTTTAGCCTTTTTGCTTTTAATCGTTTCGGTGTATGCTAAGACACCTTCATTAGAAACAATGGTTTCTCAGATGATTGTTATTGGTTTTGATGGGGAAAAAGAGGGCGATAAGTGGGTTGAGCAGGTTGCAAAAGATATTAAACGTGAAAAAATTGGTGGGATTTTTCTTTCACAAAAAAATATTCATACCCCTGAACAAGTCAGAAAATTAACGGCTTATCTAAAAAAACAAACTTCCAAAACGCCTCTTATGGTGGCGGTGGAGTTTGACGGCAGTACTTCTTTAGAAGGATTTACTCCTTTACTTTCTCCTCGTGAAATGGTGGAAAAGAGTGATATCTTAGAGGCAGAAGCCCGTTATATAAAAAGTGCTCAAGAGTTAGCAGACGCAGGAATCAATCTGAATTTTGCACCTACGTTGGATTTGCAAAGTGATGTAAAAAGCGAACAGCGTTATTCAGCACTTGAAGAAGTCATTACCACCTATGCCATGCTCTTTAGTACGGCGCTTACACAAAAAGGTGTGCTTCCTGTTGTGAAATATTTTCCCAGTGCAGGTGAAAATATATGGAATAACTTTTCAACCGAAGCTACACTCACTTCATGGCGTTTTGAACAGTTAAAGCCTTATTATGATTTGATTGCTTTTGGTAAGATGGACGCAGTTTTGATCTCTCATGCTATGTGTGAAGATTTGGATGAAAAAAATCCTATGCTTTTTTCTTCCAAAGTGATTGAGACACTCTTGCGCCAGAAAATGCACTTTGAGGGTGTCGTTTTTGCAAATCATTTACGGACAAATTCGCTTTCAAGCAAAGTCGATTTTAAACAGCGTATTCTTCGTTCGCTTCATGCGGGTGTCGATGTGTTTGTCTTTCCAAACTATTTTGGGGATGATGCGAGTATTCCTTTTACGGTACAGCGAATTATTATGGAGGGTGTGCGCAAAGGAGAAATTCGTCCCCAACGCATTGAACTTTCTTATAAGCGTATTATGGCATTAAAACAAAAAATGGCTCATTAG
- a CDS encoding NAD(P)H-dependent glycerol-3-phosphate dehydrogenase, with amino-acid sequence MSIAVIGAGKWGQALQFALSKNVTCKITSRQRKSLENFVSLEEALACEYLVFALPAQVVRTWLDEHFQFLGQKILVAAKGIEKGSGAFLNEIFAAYIPEENLSFLSGPSFASEVMQGLPTAVVINSSNEGLAKEFASFFPSFMKTYTSNDVIGAEVCGAYKNVLAIASGICDGLKLGNNARASLIARGLVEMHRFGKYFGATDETFLGLSGAGDLFLTASSTLSRNYRVGFFLAEGKKLDAILEALGEVAEGVFTSEAIFELSSKHGIYTPIAHEIALILKGKNPKESVKDLLADS; translated from the coding sequence GTGAGTATCGCTGTTATTGGAGCAGGAAAATGGGGGCAAGCGTTACAGTTTGCACTCTCTAAAAACGTTACATGTAAGATTACATCTCGTCAAAGAAAATCTCTTGAAAATTTTGTTAGTCTTGAAGAGGCATTGGCGTGTGAATACCTTGTTTTTGCTCTTCCTGCTCAAGTTGTTCGTACATGGTTGGATGAGCATTTTCAGTTTTTAGGACAAAAAATCCTTGTGGCTGCCAAAGGCATAGAAAAAGGCAGTGGAGCTTTTTTAAATGAAATTTTTGCTGCGTATATCCCTGAGGAAAATCTTAGTTTTCTCTCCGGTCCTTCTTTTGCTTCAGAGGTGATGCAAGGATTACCAACGGCAGTGGTAATTAATTCAAGCAATGAAGGACTTGCAAAAGAGTTTGCTTCGTTTTTTCCCTCTTTTATGAAAACCTACACTTCAAACGATGTTATTGGTGCGGAAGTATGCGGTGCTTATAAAAATGTTTTGGCAATCGCTAGTGGCATTTGTGATGGATTAAAGCTTGGCAATAACGCGAGGGCTAGTTTGATTGCACGAGGTCTTGTTGAAATGCATCGTTTTGGAAAATATTTTGGTGCAACGGACGAGACTTTTTTGGGTTTAAGTGGCGCAGGTGACCTTTTTTTAACAGCATCGAGCACACTGTCTCGTAATTACCGTGTTGGATTCTTTTTAGCAGAAGGGAAAAAATTGGATGCTATTCTTGAAGCATTAGGTGAAGTGGCTGAGGGTGTTTTTACCTCAGAGGCTATTTTTGAACTTTCGTCAAAACATGGAATCTATACTCCCATCGCTCATGAAATTGCGCTGATTTTAAAAGGTAAAAACCCTAAAGAAAGCGTCAAAGACCTTCTTGCGGATTCATAA
- the gatB gene encoding Asp-tRNA(Asn)/Glu-tRNA(Gln) amidotransferase subunit GatB, which produces MQFEVVIGLEVHAQLNTKTKIFCSCPTSFGDEPNTNVCEVCLGLPGALPVLNKEAVKKAIALGTAIHATVNQKSIFNRKNYFYPDLPKGYQISQFEIPIVENGEIVIDFEDGRTKRIGVTRAHLEEDAGKNIHHGALSHVDLNRAGTPLLEIVSEPDMRSSEEAVLYLKKLHAILRYLDISDANMQEGSFRCDANVSIRPKGDTKLYTRAEIKNLNSFKFIQKAIDYEVERQIEAWEDGVYEKEVVQETRLYDTEKNETRSMRGKEDSAEYRYFPDPDLLPVLIPDEMMAECIQIPELPDQKRDRFLKEYGIKEYDANVITSSVEMAHFYETMIKEGAGAKNAVTWLTVELLARLNNGITLMTSPVDAVKLAMIVKRIEDGTISGKAAKEVLDYLMEHEASVDDTIETLGLKQVSDDGAILAIIDTIIASNMDKVAEYRAGKEKLFGFFVGQTMKESKGTANPAKVNELLKSKLDV; this is translated from the coding sequence ATGCAATTTGAAGTTGTGATTGGACTTGAAGTTCATGCTCAATTAAATACTAAAACCAAGATTTTTTGCAGTTGTCCAACCAGTTTTGGAGATGAACCAAATACCAATGTTTGTGAAGTATGTTTAGGTCTACCGGGTGCACTTCCCGTTTTAAATAAGGAGGCTGTTAAAAAAGCGATTGCTTTAGGAACAGCCATTCATGCGACTGTCAATCAAAAATCTATTTTTAATCGTAAAAACTACTTCTATCCTGACCTTCCCAAAGGGTATCAGATTAGCCAATTTGAAATTCCTATTGTTGAGAATGGAGAAATTGTGATTGATTTTGAAGATGGTAGGACAAAACGTATTGGTGTTACACGTGCTCACCTTGAAGAAGATGCGGGTAAAAATATTCACCATGGCGCTCTTTCGCATGTGGATTTAAACCGTGCAGGAACCCCGCTTCTTGAAATTGTGAGTGAGCCTGATATGCGAAGCAGTGAAGAGGCTGTGTTGTATCTTAAAAAACTCCATGCTATTTTGCGTTATTTGGATATCAGCGATGCCAATATGCAAGAGGGAAGCTTCCGTTGTGATGCCAATGTCTCTATTCGCCCCAAAGGCGATACAAAGCTTTATACCAGAGCAGAGATTAAAAACCTAAACTCCTTTAAATTTATCCAAAAAGCGATTGATTACGAAGTAGAGCGTCAAATTGAAGCATGGGAAGATGGTGTTTATGAGAAGGAAGTGGTTCAAGAAACCAGATTGTACGATACTGAAAAAAATGAAACGAGAAGTATGAGAGGGAAAGAAGATAGTGCGGAGTATCGCTATTTTCCAGATCCTGATTTATTGCCGGTATTGATTCCTGATGAGATGATGGCTGAATGTATTCAAATTCCTGAACTTCCTGACCAAAAACGTGATCGTTTCTTAAAAGAGTATGGCATTAAAGAGTATGATGCCAATGTTATTACCTCTAGCGTTGAGATGGCACATTTTTATGAGACGATGATCAAAGAGGGTGCTGGAGCCAAAAACGCTGTAACGTGGCTTACAGTTGAGCTTCTCGCCCGTCTGAATAACGGTATAACGCTAATGACCTCCCCTGTGGATGCGGTTAAATTAGCCATGATTGTTAAACGCATTGAAGATGGAACCATTAGTGGAAAAGCTGCTAAAGAGGTGTTGGATTATTTGATGGAACATGAAGCCAGTGTTGATGATACGATAGAAACATTAGGACTCAAACAAGTCAGCGATGATGGGGCTATTTTAGCGATTATTGATACGATTATCGCATCTAATATGGATAAAGTTGCGGAGTATAGAGCGGGCAAAGAGAAACTGTTTGGTTTCTTTGTTGGGCAAACCATGAAAGAGAGTAAGGGAACGGCTAATCCTGCAAAAGTCAATGAGCTCTTAAAATCAAAACTTGATGTTTGA
- a CDS encoding thiamine phosphate synthase, translating into MIKRYLITDPSFYTSDATQFLQKLLHVKAKHQPDYVCLRDKENVSYKTLAKTLAKSDIQDENTKLFLHTDFALAHSLGCAGVHLPSHSFDQIEKAKALGLEVIVSTHTFDEACMAEKYGADAITFSPIFATPNKGKPVGLEKLKEINDKIKPKCFALGGIINEEHVKACEAIGVYGFASIRFFID; encoded by the coding sequence ATGATAAAACGTTATCTGATTACTGATCCCTCTTTTTATACCTCTGATGCGACACAATTCCTTCAAAAACTTTTACATGTAAAGGCAAAACATCAACCTGATTATGTTTGTTTAAGGGATAAAGAGAACGTTTCTTATAAAACTCTTGCCAAAACCTTAGCAAAAAGTGATATTCAAGATGAAAATACGAAGCTCTTCCTTCATACCGATTTTGCTCTTGCCCACTCCCTAGGATGTGCTGGTGTTCATTTACCTTCTCACTCCTTTGATCAGATTGAAAAAGCTAAAGCATTAGGGCTGGAGGTGATCGTAAGTACGCACACTTTTGATGAAGCTTGTATGGCAGAAAAATATGGCGCAGACGCCATTACCTTTAGTCCGATTTTTGCAACGCCCAATAAGGGAAAACCCGTTGGTTTAGAGAAGTTAAAAGAAATAAATGATAAAATCAAACCCAAATGTTTTGCGCTTGGTGGCATCATCAATGAAGAACACGTGAAGGCGTGTGAAGCGATTGGTGTGTATGGTTTTGCCTCAATTCGCTTTTTTATAGATTAA
- a CDS encoding F0F1 ATP synthase subunit A, protein MGEIFTFLGLINHSHDFIFVSHVVLVALISLGLAKLATSKMQLVPSGIQNIMEAYLEAVLNMGKGVLGEELARKYLPLVATLGFMVFLSNFIGIIPGFEAPTSNLNMTLTLAFIVFVYYHFEGIRVNGVIHYFGHFMGPVKLLAPLMFPIEIVSHFSRLVSLSFRLFGNIKGDDLFLAVVLMLAPWIAPLPAYVLLTFSGLLQTFIFMILTYVYLAGAVLIGEEH, encoded by the coding sequence ATGGGTGAAATTTTTACATTTTTAGGGCTTATTAACCATTCTCATGACTTTATTTTTGTCTCCCATGTTGTTTTGGTTGCATTGATTAGTCTTGGCTTAGCAAAACTGGCAACATCCAAAATGCAATTAGTACCAAGCGGTATTCAAAACATTATGGAAGCTTATTTGGAAGCAGTCCTTAATATGGGCAAAGGTGTTTTAGGTGAAGAGTTGGCGCGTAAGTATTTACCATTGGTCGCAACATTGGGATTTATGGTTTTTCTTTCAAACTTTATTGGGATTATTCCAGGTTTTGAAGCACCTACTAGTAACCTAAATATGACGTTAACCCTTGCGTTTATTGTTTTTGTCTATTACCATTTTGAAGGTATTCGTGTGAATGGGGTAATTCACTATTTTGGACACTTTATGGGACCTGTTAAGCTTTTAGCCCCTTTAATGTTCCCTATTGAGATTGTTTCACATTTTTCACGTTTGGTTTCTTTGTCATTCCGACTTTTTGGTAATATCAAAGGAGATGACCTTTTCTTAGCTGTTGTACTGATGCTTGCACCTTGGATTGCGCCGCTTCCTGCATATGTTCTTTTAACATTTTCAGGTTTGTTACAAACCTTTATTTTTATGATTTTGACATATGTTTATCTTGCAGGTGCTGTGCTTATTGGCGAAGAACATTAA